Proteins encoded within one genomic window of Drosophila willistoni isolate 14030-0811.24 chromosome XL unlocalized genomic scaffold, UCI_dwil_1.1 Seg141, whole genome shotgun sequence:
- the LOC111518560 gene encoding uncharacterized protein LOC111518560, which yields MPGNRKKSKDPGGSIEVQNISIFNRNKVKEKKRLSIKERNAIYNYRYDKNYNYAGFSGSYEGEDTIKVENSSSWKLSQVHKDQYDADNSSSITSIFSCTYAHRSPPVISLGRKLKPVYLRKQRSVLKLSRFYHHAPVVAVPCRNICYNSMKMRQQSGANLKQMFYTEIQREKRKERHRKKIPQQNFQVLVVTPTSSEVENDDTIGTPATEVPQGNVRQNRQNKELHKKNFPELLIITPTTSEVPKSDTINTHCSEFPKMDDGPEQQASKTSPGSGDQSVQAKFTVDSEMQRQMRSVSFLICALFTVILGRFMDVLFPILPHGEMILWILASVILLNWEIDSNIGEYFERFYQFVIGLIGCLCWWF from the exons ATGCCAGGAAATCGTAAGAAATCAAAAGACCCAG GTGGCAGCATTGAAGTGCAGAATATATCGATATTCAATCGAAATAAAGTAAAGGAGAAGAAGAGACTTTCGATTAAAGAGCGAAACGCTATATATAATTATCGCTACgataaaaattacaattacgCAGGATTTTCCGGGTCTTATGAGGGAGAAGACACCATTAAAGTCGAAAACTCTTCGTCCTGGAAGCTTTCCCAAGTCCACAAGGATCAATATGACGCCGATAATTCGTCTTCAATCACATCGATTTTCTCATGTACTTACGCACATAGATCGCCGCCTGTTATTTCACTAGGACGAAAACTAAAACCTGTCTATTTGAGGAAACAGAGATCAGTCTTGAAATTGTCCCGTTTCTACCACCACGCACCTGTAGTGGCTGTACCTTGTCGTAATATTTGTTACAATTCAATGAAGATGCGCCAACAATCTGGTGCCAATCTGAAACAGATGTTCTATACCGAAATTCAACGAGAAAAACGGAAGGAGCGACACCGTAAGAAAATTCCCCAGCAAAATTTCCAAGTGCTggtggtgaccccgacgtcATCAGAAGTAGAGAATGACGATACCATTGGCACTCCAGCAACTGAAGTCCCACAAGGAAATGTTCGTCAAAATCGCCAGAACAAAGAATTGCATAAGAAGAACTTTCCAGAACTGTTAATAATCACCCCGACAACATCGGAAGTACCTAAAAGCGATACTATTAACACTCATTGCTCTGAGTTTCCGAAAATGGATGATGGTCCTGAACAGCAAGCATCGAAAACTAGTCCCGGCTCAGGAGATCAGTCTGTTCAAGCGAAGTTTACTGTAGATTCTGAAATGCAAAGGCAAATGCGTTCCGTTTCATTTTTAATCTGCGCGCTTTTCACGGTTATTTTGGGTCGCTTCATGGATGTTCTCTTTCCCATACTGCCACATGGTGAAATGATTCTGTGGATTCTCGCTTCGGTGATATTACTAAACTGGGAGATTGATTCCAACATTGGTGAATATTTTGAACGGTTCTACCAATTTGTGATTGGATTGATTGGCTGTTTGTGTTGGTGGTTTTAA